The window GTGATTTCACGCTGTAAGCCCGAAGAGTTGGATCAGTGGAATTGCCTGCGGTTCCAGCATAGGGAAACTCTCCGATCAGCCTAAGTGAATCTTCCAGCGTTGCCAGATAGTTTTCCGCTTGGAGGATGCCGAAATCTTCTGCGCCTTGCAGGTATAGATTGCGCAGATCGGCGGCAGCTCTCGTGCTGAGTTCAATCCGCATAGCCGCGCCGTTTGGCTTCGGCGCGGGCATCCGCCATCACCTCGTCGAATGATTTTTCGCTGACGCCGCTATCGATGCCTTCCTGGATGAGCCGCTCGAACTCGGCGCGCTTGCGGCGGTTCTCTTCATCACGCCGGATCAGGTCGCGTACATAGTCGCTGGCGCTGGCGTACTGGCCGGACCCTACCTGAGAATCGACCACCGATTTCAGGGCGTCGGGCAGGGAGATATTCATCGTGGCCATGGCGGGGTGCTCCTTCGTGAGACCAGCAGAGTTGCCAATTATTGCCAAATTTTGCGCAAAAAAGCAAAAGTCTCGCCCTTCGGCTGCGCCGCTGATAGCCTGCTTTACGGTTCAGCCGGGGAGGCAGGCATGAGCGTTCTGGGCCGTAGGCGGGGTATTCGTGAAGTCGAAGGACCCCGAGGCCAGCAAGGCCTGGTATCGCGACGTGCTGGGCATGGAGTTGGACGAGCATGGCGGCTTCACCTTCCGCCATGGTGATGCAGCAGCGCGCTATGGCGATGGCGCACGTACGATCTTCGCGCGCTTCAAGGCCGATACAGAATATTTCCAGCCCTCTGCCCAGCCCTTCATGATCAACCTGCTGGTGGATGATCTCGATGGCCTGCTGGAGCGCATCAAGGCGCACGGCGTGGCACTGATCGGCGAGCCGGAGTCTTACGATTATGGGCGCTTCGCCTGGATCATGGACCCGGACGGGGTGAAGATCGAACTGTGGGAGTCGGTGGAGCTTTAGGCCCAGTCCGCAGGGGCAATCCACGATCAGGGCCGGTTGATGGTGTCTCCCCCGTAAACGGGGGAGGACAGGCATCAGCCTCCGCGGGCATGACGAGACGAAAGAGCTTTTATTGTCAGAGGCATGGATCACCCGCATGCGCGGGTGATGACAGTGCAACGAGGCTTACGCACTCAGCTCAATGTCGTAGTTTTCGATCACCGGATTGGTCAGCAGCTTGTCGCACATGGCCTTCACGCGTTCGCTGGCCTCTTCGGCGTCAACGCTGGAGAGATCGAGCTCGATCAGCTTGCCCTGGCGCGCGCCGGTCACTTCCTCAAAGCCGAGCGTACGAAGCGAATTGGCGACGGCGGTCCCTTGCGGGTCCAGCACGCCGGGTTTCAGATAGACGTGGATTTTCGCTTTCATCGTCTCTTTGATCCTATTCGCTCTCTTCAGACTCAGGGGCCGCGCCATTGGCGCTGTCCATCTCGCGCATGATGCCGAGGCGGCGTGCCACTTCGGCATAGGCCTCGGTGACATTGCCCAGATCGCGGCGGAAGCGGTCCTTGTCCATCTTCTCGTTGGTCGTCATGTCCCACAGGCGGCAGCAATCGGGGCTGATCTCGTCAGCCAGCACCACGCGCGGCATGTCGTTCTGGTCGTACAGGCGTCCAAATTCCAGCTTGAAGTCGACCAGACGGATACCCGCACCGGCAAACAGGCCGGAGACGAAATCGTTCACGCGCAGTGCCAGAGCGATGATTTCGTCCAGCTCCTGCGGGCTGGCCCAGTTGAACGCCGTCACATGCTCTTCGGAGACGAGCGGATCGCCCAGCGCATCGTCCTTGAAGTAAAACTCCACGATGGCGCGCGGCAGTGGCTCGCCCTCAGGGATATTGAAGCGCGTGGAGATGGAGCCGGCGGCGACATTGCGCACCACGACTTCCAGCGGAATGATCTCCACCTCGCGTACCAGCTGCTCGCGCATGTTCAGGCGGCGGATGAAGTGCGTCGGCACGCCAATCCGGTTCAGGTGTTCCATGATGAACTCGCTGATCCGGTTATTGAGCACGCCCTTGCCCTCCAGCGTCGCGCGCTTCTGGGCGTTGAAGGCGGTCGCATCATCCTTGAAGTGCTGGATGATCGTACCCGGCTCCGGGCCCTCATAGAGGATCTTGGCTTTACCTTCGTAGAGTTTCTTGCGGCGTGACATGGGGGTCATCGCTCTCCGCTGGGCGTTGGAAAATCGTATCGCTGCGCCATGAGGCCCTTCATGCGCGCGAGTCTTGGGTGCGGGTCAATCGGTGTCGTGTCAAACGCGAAGCGGCCCGTCAATACGGGCCGCCTTTGATCATCAGGATACGCGCTTGGCCGGGCGCCCGCAATACCGGCCTGCAATGCGCTTCAGACGATTGATAAAGCGGCTCTGGCGCGATACCCATGGATCAAACACTCCCCGTTCCATCTATTACAGGAAACACCTCATGTCCGGCTTTGATGATCGCGAAAAGGCTCACGAAAACCGTTATGCGCGCGAGCAGGAGCTGGAGTTCAAGGCCGGTGCGCGCCGCAACAAGCTGCTGGGCCTGTGGGCGGCAGAGAAGCTCGGCCTGTCCGGTGATGAGGCCGATGCCTATGCCAAAGAGGTGATCGCGGCCGACTTTGAGGAAGTGGGCGACGAAGATGTGTTCCGCAAGGTGCGCAAGGATTTCGATGCCAAGGGCGTGGCGGTCTCCGACATCGAACTGCGCCACGAGATGACGCGTCTCCTCGATATTGCCCGCGCGCAGGTGCAGGCGGGATAAACCTACCCGAAAACCCGCGCGAAGATCGTGTCGACATGCTTGAGGTGATAGGCCTCGTCAAAGCAGCCATCGATCTGGGCCGGTGAGAGCAGGGCGGTGACTTCCGCGTCGGCTTTGAGATGATCGGCGAGCCTGCCGCCCTCATCCCAGGTTTTCATGCCATTGCGCTGGACGAGGCGGTAGGAGTCCTCGCGGCTCGCCCCGGCCTGGGTCAGCGCCAGCAGCACGCGCTGGGAATTATGGATGCCGCCATGGGCTTCCAGATTCTCCCGGCAGCGGTCGGCATGCACGATCAGGCCCTCAATCATTGAGGCGGTGCGGTGCAGGGCGAAATCCAGATGCACTGTGGCATCAGGCCCGATGCCACGCTCGACTGAGGAGTGTGAAATATCGCGCTCATGCCACAGGGCGACGTTCTCCATCGCAGGGGTCACGGCGGAGCGGACAAGGCGCGCAAGGCCGGTCAGGTTTTCAGTCAGGATCGGATTGCGCTTGTGCGGCATGGCCGAGGAGCCTTTCTGCCCCGGCGAGAAATATTCCTGCGCCTCGCGCACTTCGGAGCGCTGCAGATGGCGCACCTCAACCGCGATGTTCTCGATAGCCGACGCGATCAGGCCCAGCACGGCAAAGAAATTGGCGTGCCGGTCGCGCGGGATCACCTGCGTGGAGATGGGTTCGACGGTAAGCCTGAGCTTTTCGGCGACATGGGCTTCCACCGCCGGGTCGACATTGGCAAACGTGCCGATAGCGCCTGAGATGGCGCAGGTGGCCACTTCCTCGCGCGCCCGCACCAGCCGCTCCCGGTTACGGGCGAACTCGGCATAAAAGCGCGCAAATTTCAGCCCCATCGTGGTCGGCTCTGCATGGATGCCGTGGCTGCGCCCGATGCACACCGTCATCTTGTGCTCCAGCGCGCGCTTTTTCAGCGCGGCCAGCACCCGGTCCATGCCCTCCAGCAGGAGATCACTGGCGCGGGTCAGCTGCACGGCAAGGCAGGTATCCAGCACGTCAGAGCTGGTCAGCCCCTGATGGACGAAGCGGGCTTCTTCGCCGACAAGTTCGGAGAGATGCGTCAGGAAAGCGATGACATCGTGCTTCACCTCACGCTCGATCTCGTCGATCCGCGCGACGTCAAACTCCATGTCCTTTGCTTTCCACACCGCCTTGGCGGCAGAGGCGGGGACGACGCCCAGCTCTGCCAGCTTGTCGGTGGCGTGCGCCTCGATCTCGAACCAGATGCGGTAGCGGGTCTGCGGGCTCCAGATCGCTTCCATTTCAGGCCGGGTATAGCGGGGGATCATGGGCGCGCCTCTTCATCCGTATGGGGGAGTAGCGCGCTCTCTCGCCCCTGAGGGCGTGAAGGTCAAGAGGCGGGGGTGTCCGCCTCGCCTTTCAGGGCTGCGATTCCCGCCCGCGCCAGCGCGTCGGCGCGCTCATTGCCGGGATCGCCATTATGGCCCTTCACCCACACCCATTCGATCGTGTGGCGCTTGGTGGCCTCGTCGAGAGCCTGCCACAGCTCGGCATTCTTCACCGGCTTCTTGCCGGCTGTTTTCCAGCCATTGCGCTTCCAGCCGTGAATCCATTTGGTCACGCCGTCGCGCACATAGACACTGTCCGTAACGAGGCGGACTTTTGAAGGGCGTTTGAGCGCATTCAGCGCCTCGATGGCCGCGCGCAGCTCCATGCGGTTATTGGTGGTGTCGGGCTCGCCGCCAAAGAGCTCTTTTTCATGGCCCTTCCATTCCAGAAGCGCGCCCCAGCCGCCGGGGCCGGGATTGCCCGAACACGCCCCGTCGGTGTGAATGGTGATAAGCGTGCTCACGCCGGATGCACCGTCCACTGCGCATCAAGGTCTTTGAGGCCAGCTGCGATCAGCTCGCCCAGCACGTCCATATCGATGTCGGCGAGGCGCTTCACATTCAGGCAGGCCTGCCCCTTCTTGTGCTTGCCGAGGCGGTCCAGGATATCGCCGAATTCGGCATAGCCGGGCATGATGTAGATTGAATGCTGCGCCTTTCGCGGTGAAAAGCCCGTCGCAAGGGAGCTGCCCTCACGTCCGCTTTCATAGCGGTAGTGATAGCGTCCATAGCCCACCATGGAGGAGCCCCACATTACCGGCTCAAAGCCGGTCACCTTGCGGAACAGCGCGTCCAGCTGGCGGGCTTCCTCGCGCTTTGCTTCCGGTTCGATGGCAGCAAGGAACGCCTCCACAGGGGTATTCCCGGCCTTGGTCTGGTTTTCACTCATCACGCTACCTCGCGCGGCAATTTGAACACCACATCTTCGCTGGCGACACGTACCTCTTCGATGCTCAGCTTGCGGAAACCCGCGATCTGGGTGAGCACGTCCTCTACCAGTTCTTCAGGGGCGGACGCACCGGCGCTCACGCCCAGCGTCTGCACGGAGCCAAACCAGCTGCGGTCAAGGTCTGCAGCGCTCTGTACCAGGCGTGCATCGGGCGCGCCCGCCCGCTTGGCGACCTCTACCAGCCGCACCGAATTGGACGAGTTCGGCGCGCCTACCACCAGCACCAGATCGCAGCGCGGGGCGAGGGCCTTTACCGCTTCCTGCCGGTTGGTGGTGGCGTAGCAAATATCTTCCTTGTGCGGTGCGGCCATGGCGGGAAAGCGCGTCTGCAGCACGCCCACAATGGCCGCCGTGTCATCAACCGACAGCGTGGTCTGCGTCACATAGGCGAGCTTTTGCGGGTCGCGCGGCGTGAAGCTCTGCGCGTCCTCTACCGTCTCGATCAGATGGATCGCGTCTTCGGGAAGCTGGCCCATCGTGCCGATCACTTCGGGATGCCCCGCATGGCCGATCAGCACGATTTCAAGGCCATTCCTGTGATGGCGGCTTGCCTCGACATGCACTTTCGAGACGAGAGGGCAGGTGGCGTCCACATAGAGCATGTTGCGCCGCGCAGCCGCTTCGGGAACCCGCTTGGGCACGCCATGGGCGGAGAACACCACGGGGCGGTCATCCGGGCATTCGTCCAGCTCCTTGACGAACACCGCGCCCATGGCTTTCAGCCGGTTCACCACGTGCTTGTTGTGGACGATCTCGTGGCGCACATAGACCGGCGCTCCATAGCGCTCCAGCGCCTTCTCCACGATCTGGATGGCACGGTCCACGCCGGCGCAGAAGCCGCGTGGCGCGGCAAGCAGAATGTGGAGAGGGGGCAACGCGCTCACGGTTTTCCTCAGTGGCAGGGGCGCGACAGCGTTGCTCTCGCGCGGTGCAGGGCTTAGACACATTGGGTGTAGCAGAGTCCGGCGCGCCCGTAACCCGTACTGCCCCGTGTCTGCAACATAGTGACGAACTGGTTCTTCGGGAGACCCCATGCGCTCAATCGCCGCTGTATTTGCCGCCGCCCTTGTCCTGTCCGGGTGCCAGAGTGTGCGCGACCGCTTCGACGGACCGCAGCCCAATCCGGGTCCGTGCCCCAATGCGTTGTCCCTGTATGACGCGCACCGTCTGGTGGAGTTCAGGGGCGAGGAACGTGTTCTGCGCAATGTCGGCTTTACCGGCGAAATCCTGAATGTGAGGGGTGCCTGCACCTACACCGATACGCGGGTCTCGCCCATCGACATGCAGATGGCTGTCCGCTTTGCCTTTGGCCGCGGCGCAGCTGCCGAGAGCAGCGAGAAAACCTATTATTACTTCGTGGCCGTCACACGCACGGACAGCGTTGTTATCGCCCGCGAGGTATTCCCGATCACTGTCCGCTTCCAGCCGGGTGAAGACCGGGTCGAGCTGACCGAGGAAATCGGCTCGATCGTGATTCCGCGTGCCGAGGCGACAACCTCCGGCGCCAATTTCGAGGTGATTGTCGGCTTTGAGATGACGCCGGAACAGGTTGAGTTCAACCGCTCCGGCCTGCGTTTC is drawn from Glycocaulis alkaliphilus and contains these coding sequences:
- a CDS encoding type II toxin-antitoxin system RelE/ParE family toxin, giving the protein MRIELSTRAAADLRNLYLQGAEDFGILQAENYLATLEDSLRLIGEFPYAGTAGNSTDPTLRAYSVKSHRILYRIRDGSVPLIIRILHARQLPPELA
- a CDS encoding type II toxin-antitoxin system ParD family antitoxin, translated to MATMNISLPDALKSVVDSQVGSGQYASASDYVRDLIRRDEENRRKRAEFERLIQEGIDSGVSEKSFDEVMADARAEAKRRGYAD
- a CDS encoding VOC family protein; the protein is MKSKDPEASKAWYRDVLGMELDEHGGFTFRHGDAAARYGDGARTIFARFKADTEYFQPSAQPFMINLLVDDLDGLLERIKAHGVALIGEPESYDYGRFAWIMDPDGVKIELWESVEL
- the purS gene encoding phosphoribosylformylglycinamidine synthase subunit PurS; this translates as MKAKIHVYLKPGVLDPQGTAVANSLRTLGFEEVTGARQGKLIELDLSSVDAEEASERVKAMCDKLLTNPVIENYDIELSA
- the purC gene encoding phosphoribosylaminoimidazolesuccinocarboxamide synthase, with translation MSRRKKLYEGKAKILYEGPEPGTIIQHFKDDATAFNAQKRATLEGKGVLNNRISEFIMEHLNRIGVPTHFIRRLNMREQLVREVEIIPLEVVVRNVAAGSISTRFNIPEGEPLPRAIVEFYFKDDALGDPLVSEEHVTAFNWASPQELDEIIALALRVNDFVSGLFAGAGIRLVDFKLEFGRLYDQNDMPRVVLADEISPDCCRLWDMTTNEKMDKDRFRRDLGNVTEAYAEVARRLGIMREMDSANGAAPESEESE
- a CDS encoding DUF1476 domain-containing protein, with protein sequence MSGFDDREKAHENRYAREQELEFKAGARRNKLLGLWAAEKLGLSGDEADAYAKEVIAADFEEVGDEDVFRKVRKDFDAKGVAVSDIELRHEMTRLLDIARAQVQAG
- the purB gene encoding adenylosuccinate lyase, with translation MIPRYTRPEMEAIWSPQTRYRIWFEIEAHATDKLAELGVVPASAAKAVWKAKDMEFDVARIDEIEREVKHDVIAFLTHLSELVGEEARFVHQGLTSSDVLDTCLAVQLTRASDLLLEGMDRVLAALKKRALEHKMTVCIGRSHGIHAEPTTMGLKFARFYAEFARNRERLVRAREEVATCAISGAIGTFANVDPAVEAHVAEKLRLTVEPISTQVIPRDRHANFFAVLGLIASAIENIAVEVRHLQRSEVREAQEYFSPGQKGSSAMPHKRNPILTENLTGLARLVRSAVTPAMENVALWHERDISHSSVERGIGPDATVHLDFALHRTASMIEGLIVHADRCRENLEAHGGIHNSQRVLLALTQAGASREDSYRLVQRNGMKTWDEGGRLADHLKADAEVTALLSPAQIDGCFDEAYHLKHVDTIFARVFG
- the rnhA gene encoding ribonuclease HI, yielding MSTLITIHTDGACSGNPGPGGWGALLEWKGHEKELFGGEPDTTNNRMELRAAIEALNALKRPSKVRLVTDSVYVRDGVTKWIHGWKRNGWKTAGKKPVKNAELWQALDEATKRHTIEWVWVKGHNGDPGNERADALARAGIAALKGEADTPAS
- a CDS encoding DUF1801 domain-containing protein; amino-acid sequence: MSENQTKAGNTPVEAFLAAIEPEAKREEARQLDALFRKVTGFEPVMWGSSMVGYGRYHYRYESGREGSSLATGFSPRKAQHSIYIMPGYAEFGDILDRLGKHKKGQACLNVKRLADIDMDVLGELIAAGLKDLDAQWTVHPA
- the ispH gene encoding 4-hydroxy-3-methylbut-2-enyl diphosphate reductase is translated as MSALPPLHILLAAPRGFCAGVDRAIQIVEKALERYGAPVYVRHEIVHNKHVVNRLKAMGAVFVKELDECPDDRPVVFSAHGVPKRVPEAAARRNMLYVDATCPLVSKVHVEASRHHRNGLEIVLIGHAGHPEVIGTMGQLPEDAIHLIETVEDAQSFTPRDPQKLAYVTQTTLSVDDTAAIVGVLQTRFPAMAAPHKEDICYATTNRQEAVKALAPRCDLVLVVGAPNSSNSVRLVEVAKRAGAPDARLVQSAADLDRSWFGSVQTLGVSAGASAPEELVEDVLTQIAGFRKLSIEEVRVASEDVVFKLPREVA